A window of Cydia fagiglandana chromosome Z, ilCydFagi1.1, whole genome shotgun sequence genomic DNA:
ACTTTCTTATCGGTCGATCAAGTGCTATGTCGCCACTGGGTGTCTTCACAGACGCAACTATGTCGCTCTCCTCGTGGAGAACAGCGCAAACGCTAGCCGACCAATTTTGGAGGCGCTGGCAGCGGGAATACCGACCCAGCCTCCTCCCCAGGCCCGGTGCTCATCAAAACGTGAAGAGACTGCATGAAGGTGACGTAGTCATCATTGCGGATAGCTCCATGCCACGAGGAACGTGGCCCAGAGGCGTAATCGCCCAGCTATTTCCTGGCCCAGGTGGTCATGTGAGAGTGGCCATTGTTCGCACACGCGCAGGTGACGTCCGCCGCCCAGTTTCTAGACTCATCCCCATTTACTCCGCGCATGAAGACGGTGTTAACACACGTGGGGGagactgtcgtaaatagctattagggtcatgcatgtgttagattagtctttacgtttaggttgctatttttacttttgtatatcatgttttactttgtgctcgtatattatgttcaatgaattgcgtggaatgttttatatctagttataagtctaggattcatgctcctttcatacgtgcttaatattgtatctatttataagtctaggattcgtgctcctttcatacgtgcttataattaacgagattggcagaaataaataaaactcactctgcatataatatccactagttcagagatacatatcgcccggccattcctatataaacccgagccatttgtagcatattcagagaactcagagagcttaactctatcacttgcctgaacactctccagtaattAAAATCagacatatgtgtttttatttcacacaacacatataccggtaaatggaggtatacctagcggacttcgagacagcacagcggccagcgcgttccagcggcgagtttctacgcttcacccaacgaaccccttcactaaaagttacagtctacactccacagatatgattcataattgatacatatttgctgtgacttatttttcaataagTAGACACGTCAAGTTtctttaccttttttctaatgctaataataacgaactatagttaacaCCAAGTTATTACCACTGGTAACACCTGAGAATGTGTTATAACCCGTTTCTTAAAGTCAAAAGAAGGGGCATTAGCTAtcagtggcggagcgtccatagaactcgattcccatcggcaTGTCGTCGATAtttgcccccccccccttaaAATCATGCTTCCattgaccccgtttcctcctacgtcatgccaTCATCTGATGTCcagaaccccccccccccccccaatttgaaatgacgtaatttatgaatagccccttggGCCATTTTCTataaacttatgaagaaaagcCAGTTAGCTATGGT
This region includes:
- the LOC134678931 gene encoding uncharacterized protein LOC134678931 — translated: MLLIRRSQHAAFPEEIKLLETGRPLLKKSPLYKIAVQLDKNGIIVLNARIDKNTHMPVLHAKEDFVKLLIQHFHALYNHGNHATVINELKQRAPHEEVLHTLLLESEHIVNSRPLTPVNSDLDIEALTPNHFLIGRSSAMSPLGVFTDATMSLSSWRTAQTLADQFWRRWQREYRPSLLPRPGAHQNVKRLHEGDVVIIADSSMPRGTWPRGVIAQLFPGPGGHVRVAIVRTRAGDVRRPVSRLIPIYSAHEDGVNTRGGDCRK